In the genome of Oxyura jamaicensis isolate SHBP4307 breed ruddy duck chromosome 13, BPBGC_Ojam_1.0, whole genome shotgun sequence, one region contains:
- the CXXC5 gene encoding CXXC-type zinc finger protein 5, whose translation MSNSGSHQDTGNKPETEKNNQDDSHPPVNSERRNKSGIISEPLNKSLKKSRPLSHYSTFGSSSSVSEHSEKGNPLTNGNEATVEKSNSTSKHKNISSMLSKLDRVSEISSEGQNALQQFAQSTEMLKRVVQEHIPLASDHGTGISDMEAVSAAETMNSPSDFPYLGAFPINPGLFIMTPAGVFLAESALHMAGLAEYPMQNELASAINSGKKKRKRCGMCPPCRRRINCEQCSSCRNRKTGHQICKFRKCEELKKKPSAALEKVMLPTGAAFRWFQ comes from the coding sequence ATGTCGAATTCGGGCTCCCATCAAGACACTGGGAACAAGCCAGAGacggaaaaaaataatcaagatgACTCTCATCCCCCTGTCAACTCCGAAAGGAGGAACAAAAGTGGAATAATAAGTGAACCTTTGAACAAAAGTCTTAAGAAGTCCCGTCCACTCTCCCACTATTCCACCTTTGGTAGCAGCAGCTCGGTAAGCGAACATTCAGAGAAAGGCAACCCCTTAACTAATGGCAACGAAGCAACTGTGGAAAAAAGTAATTCTACCTCAAAGCACAAAAACATCTCTAGTATGCTGAGCAAATTAGACAGGGTGTCAGAAATCTCCTCAGAAGGACAGAACGCCCTACAACAGTTTGCTCAGTCGACAGAAATGCTCAAAAGAGTGGTACAGGAGCATATTCCTCTAGCAAGCGACCATGGGACTGGTATCTCTGATATGGAGGCAGTCTCAGCTGCAGAGACAATGAACAGCCCCTCTGATTTTCCTTACCTGGGGGCTTTTCCCATCAACCCAGGCCTTTTCATTATGACCCCTGCTGGCGTGTTTCTGGCAGAGAGCGCGCTCCATATGGCTGGCTTGGCAGAGTATCCAATGCAGAATGAATTGGCATCTGCCATCAATTCGGGGAAAAAGAAACGGAAAAGATGTGGCATGTGCCCGCCCTGCCGAAGACGGATAAACTGCGAGCAGTGCAGCAGTTGTAGGAATCGCAAAACTGGCCACCAGATTTGCAAATTCCGAAAATGTGAAGAACTCAAAAAGAAGCCTTCTGCAGCACTGGAG